The Cuculus canorus isolate bCucCan1 chromosome 3, bCucCan1.pri, whole genome shotgun sequence DNA window TCTGTGATGATCATCtcttatcagggagtgcagtgacaggacgagggggaatagttttaagctgaaagaggggggattgagatgagatcttagaaagaaatgttttcctgtgagagtggggaggccctgacctcggttgtccagagaagtggtggctgccccatccttgggggtgttgaaggccaggttggatggggcttgaagcaacctGATACAGTGAGAGGTGTTGCTggccatggcagtggggtgggactggatgggctttgaggtcccttccaacccaaaccattgtatgattttCTGACACTGTGATGCTCTCTGGTGATGCCTTGTGGTGATGCTCTCTCTCTGGTGATGCTTTCTGGCAATGCTCTCCACAGCTGCAGCCAGAcccagcatccctggcagcTGGGAGAGGTCACACCAGCTCCTCAGAGGTGGCTTGGATGGAGATCTGACAATCCTTGTTTTCATGTCACTCCAGCCCAGCTTAATCCTTGGCCTCCCGAGGCTGCCCGCACGGGTGACAGTGAGGGATGCCGTCTGCCTCTGCCCAGCTGGGATTAAACAGAGCCAGGGCAGGGCGACTTCCTCCCTGCTGTTCCCACGGGCTCGGGGGCCAATGGGTCTGGCTGTGCTGGCTCTGGTTTGATAGACAAGAAGGGTCTTGGAGAAACAGGTGCTGCGGGGGGTGCTTGTGCTGGCACCCCCAGCCCTATCCCAAATGCACTCCACGTCTGAGGGAAGGAGGTTTGAACTTCCCTGGGGTCTGAGCAGGGTGCTGAGCTGTGACTGCAGCCCCTGGCTCACAGCGCTGCTCCTGCCCACtacttaaaatcatagaatcatagaatagtttgggttggaagggaccttaaagatcatctagttcctgccatggacagggctacctcccactggaccaggttgctccaagccgcatccagcctggccttgaacacctccagggatggagcagccacagcatccctgggaaacctgttccagggtctcaccactctcatggtgaagaaattcttcctaatgtccagtctaaatctgcccctctccactttatacccattccccctcgtcctatccccacaagcctttatgaatagcctctctccagctttcttgtagcccctttcaggtactggaaggtcgctataagatctcctcggagccttctcttctccaggctgaacaaccccaactctctcagcctgtcctcatacggaaggtgctccagccctttgtagccctcctctggaccttctccttctgcccactgcccttcctgctcctgcctACTTGCTGCTCCTGCCCCCTACTCCTTCATGCTCCTCCCTGCTACTCCTGCCCactgctcctgcctgctcctACCTGCCTGCTTATAACTGCcatctgcttctctctgctcctctttcccACTGTTCCTTCCCACTGTTCCTGCCTGCCTGCCGCTCCTGTGTCTGCTGAAGGCAGCCtgtgtcccagctcctgcagcccagagcctgctggctctgcagagctgcagagtgggagaggagaagagggggaagggggaaggaaaggaaaaaggggaaaagaaggagaaggaggaggatgagaaggaggagggagagggagagggaaagggaaaggggggaaggggaagaaggagaagggagaaaaagaaagagacaaggacggggaaaggggaaaagagaagggaaagggacagggacaggaaaaggaaaggggagtGGATGGTGCCTGACAGCGAGAGCAGCTCCCACAGCACAGGGGTTCTGCACAGCTCCCCAAGgcagcccagctcagctcccaCACATCCCGCAGGCTCCTGGGATGCCTGGGATCTGTTAGAGGCAAATAAGTCTGCCAGCACGGAGGCAGAAATATTCCTGTCTGCATGGGGTTTGTGCAGATGGGAGACTAACTGGAACTCAGATGGGCCCCTTGGGGCTGGGTGTGGATGCTCTCTGAGATCCTGGATCCGGGTAGTGGGACACGGGTACATGGAGCTGGGACAATGGAGGGAAGCCAGCTGCCCTCCGCTCTTGATTCCTTAAAAACCCTTATTTTCCCCATCTCCTGCACCTCTCCACCCAGCTGATCTGAGATGGACTGTTCCGAGATGGATATTTCAGGGAAGAGCTTTCTCCAATTTCCacatcccccctccccagctagGGTCCATCCAAGCATCCCTGAGCTGCTCCACACCAACCCAGGGATGCAACATCTCATCCATTGTGTCCCACCAGCCCCCTAGCTCCATCCCCCATGATCCAATGACTTTCTCACTTCTCCAACCTTGTCCTCCAGGCCcttcctcattttcctcttcatttggAGCGCCTGTTATCTCTCCAGTCTTTCCAGCCTTCCATGGTCACTCTTTGTGCCTGGGGGTGAGGATGGCACTGATCGATGTTGGGGTTCACCTCCAGCAACTCAGTTGGGGGAGAGATTTGAGACACTGCACACTCTGCAACCCACTTGGAGCACTGAGCTGATCCTGCTCTGTGGCTTTGCTCCCCAGGTTACGGCCATGCAGCCCCTAGCACAGATGGTGGGAAGGTCTTCTGCATGGTATACGCCCTGCTGGGGATCCCCCTCACCCTCGTCATGTTCCAGAGCTTGGGTGAGAGGATCAACACCTTTGTCAAGTACCTCCTTCACCGTATCAAGAAGTGCCTTGGCATGAGGCGAGCGGAGGTCTCCATGGCCAACATGGTCACCATTGGGTTCTTCTCCTGTATCAGCACCCTCTGCATTGGGGCAGCTGCCTTCTCCTACTACGAGCACTGGAGCTTCTTCCACGCCTACTACTActgtttcatcaccctcaccACCATCGGCTTTGGGGACTATGTGGCCCTGCAGAAGGATGAAGCCCTCCAGAACAAGCCACAGTACGTGGCCTTCAGCTTTGTCTACATCCTGACTGGGCTGACAGTCATCGGGGCTTTCCTCAACCTAGTGGTGCTGCGTTTCATGACCATGAATGCCGAGGACGAGAAGCGAGACGCTGAGCATCGGGCACTGCTCACCCGCAACGGGCAAGCCAGCAGCATCCACACCACAGACACTGCCTCGGCTACACCGGCGGTGGCAGTGGGTGGcggtggtggcagtggtggtggcTTTCGGAATGTCTATGCTGAGGTTCTTCACTTCCAATCCATGTGCTCATGCCTGTGGTACAAGAGCCGGGAGAAGCTGCAGTACTCCATCCCTATGATCATCCCCAGGGACCTCTCCACCTCGGACACCTGTGTGGAGCAGAGCCACTCCTCACCCGGCCGCTGTCCGGAGACGCCATCCAACAGATGTTTCTGCAACACCCGCCGGTCGGCCATCAGCTCTGTCTCCACGGGTCTCCACAGCTTGACAGCTTTCCCAAGCCTCATGAAGCGCCGCAGCTCCGTGTaacccttctccatccccaccctgGGCCCCTCCTTGTCCAAGGAACCTTCTTGGTCCTTGCAGGAGGAACCTGCCCCGAGGTCTGCCTACAGATGGGAAGGCAGCGAGCTGGGACCCCCGGGGGGCCGTGTTTCTCTGCCAGGACTCGGGAGGGATGCAAGAGCAGCAGTGAGGCTGCCCTGACCCTCTCAGaagcaggaagaagggagggagctgctgttttggggtttatttttgtttcattttggtttttttttttaattttattttaatttaaattaatcttattttattttattttgcaaaaccaCTCCTCGAAAATGTGAATTGtgaagagctggagaggggttgaACCTGATGGTGTGAGGACTATGCCTGCACCTCTCACCATGATGCCTCTGTGCAAGCCGtggccccacagcagccccacggCAGCCCCATGGCAACCTGAGCTGCTGCATCACATGCAAAGTGTGATGCTGCATGCCATGGCACTGCCGTGAGCTGGACACGTGGGACGTAAGGAGAGGAGGACACGGGGCTCCTGGCACCACCCACGAGCAGCACTGAGATcctgtcccctccatcctctgcATCCTCCAGCCATGGGGTTGCCCCGGAGGAAGGCAGAACCCTGGGCAGCGAGGGATGCTGCGGCGAAGGCGAGCACGCATCAGCGGGCAAATCAGGCTAAGAGGGGCTTAGACGGAGCTTTTGCCATCGCTGTGCACATCAGGCTGCCCCTGCAGCCGAGAAAACAAGCCAAGTGTCACGTAGGCTGCCGAAAACCTCGGTGGGCAGCCCTCTGAGAGCTTGCTAGGGCTATTGAACCCCTCTTAGATGGGCAGACCCGGGCATCCCAGAGATTTTCCCACTGGAAAGCCCAGAGGCAGGAGAGGCAGTGGCAGCGCGgtcccctgggacccccatctccatccttccccGTGGCAGCTCTGGGGCCGGAGCCGTTACACTAGGGGAGCTTTTTCTGGGGGACAATTGGGGCGTTATAAGACTCTTTCACCCTTCTCCTTCACACTCCCAGGTTGCACCTTGTGACTTACACCCCGTCTCACCCCAACACCCGGAGCAGGAGGTGCCCCCAGGGCTCCCCCCTATCCGAGACCCAGGACATCCATGGGGTCCCCTTCAGTGCAGACACCCTGTTATGACAAAAGGGGGGATGAAAATCACTTTCCTTGCCCCCCTTCCATGCACAGGGCAGCCCCACAGGGAGCACCCCCATCGCTACCCCCTGCCAGCGCACAAAGCACAGGGGACACAGAGGACACTGGGACATACACGGGGGTGCTGGGGGACTTTGGGGGACCCCCCACTGTTTCTTGTCTCACCTTTTATCCGAAGAAAACCAATGTATTTCTAATACTTGATGCCCTGTACACACTGTTAGATACCAGAGAGGGTATTTATTATAAATGACGCTATTGTCGTATCTATAGACATCTATAAATATCTATTGGAAAGGACTCTGGAGGCAAACTTGGTGATGATTCCAGGGGATTTCGTTTCACTCTCTGCATCTTTCTCACCCTAGGGCACCCGTGGAGATCTACCCTTCCCTCATGGCCCCTGAAAGGTTTCTCTGGTTCTCATGCCAAAGTCTATTTGTACCACTGAGTTACTTTCCttagagagagaaataaaggcTGGTTCAAACCTTGGCACCGCTTCAGCTCCATCGCTTCTGGTGctgggagaggatgaggggctGGGAGTGGAGAGTCATCCCTGTGCTGTAGCTCCACATCTTTGGTCTGCAGGGCCTGGGAAGTGTGAGCATTTGCTTGGGATAAGCCTCTGTTTGCTTGTCTCTTGATCTGCTTGTGGGAAGGAAGGCcctacagagggatctggacaggctggatccagggGCTGAGATCAATGGTATGAGGCCAAATCctgggtcctgcatttgggacacaaccctatgcagtgctccaggtttggggaagagtggctggaaagctgcctggtggaaaaggaacTGGGAATGCTGTTCACAGCAGCTAAACTTGAGCCAGCAATagctcagagaagtggtggctgccccatccctggaggtgttcaagaccaggttggatggggcttggagcaacctgatccaatgagaggtgttcctgcccatgacaggTGGCTGGAACCGGCTGGGTTCcctttgagttcccttccagcccaaattatcccatgattctatgattctgcgatgTCACTCCCTTCCTGACTTCATTGGAGCATCACTGACCCCTCCAGCAGCCCAAAAGTGGGAGTGCCCCCAGGAAGAGCCACTCCATCTCTTGCCTGGCATCAAGGATGGGTGTTTTCAGGAAGACAAGGTGGATGCAGACAGCATCAGCCCTGCCCACACCTGAGCCCTGGGCAAAGTGCATGTTTGAAGGTGGGGGGaatcaaccccctccctgggacAGGGACAACAGGAAGGGATGGGAATGCTCCAGCTGGCAGCCCAGAGCCTGAGAAACAGGAGCAGAGCCTGGGAAACAGGAGCAGAGCCTGGGAGATGGAAGAATTAAGCACTCTGTTAATGAGGGAGTGGGCCTCATGGCCTTATTAATTACGTGAGGTGGGGGAGCATTTCTGTGGGTGACGTGGGGTGCGTGTGCACTGACCTGCATGGGTGGGAGGTGCCACAGTGCTCACTCTGCCAGGGCATCCACTCTCCTCATGCTCTCCGACTGCACTGTCTTCGGGGGTCTGGGtgtcccatctcctctccctcagGGACACCAAATGGCCCCATGCAGGTGTCTATGTGGGACTAGTTCTGGCTGGGCACAGCTGTGGGTGTTGTGCATGGTGCAGGGGCCTTGGGGAGCCAGTGGCTCTGACACTGCTTGCCTGCATGTCCTTGGGATGCTCAGGcacctgagggctggaggaggaggatcaGCATGGGGGAGGTCTCAGGGGACCAGCCTTGGCTGTCCCATCCTCTCTGCAGGTTGGTGGCACAGTGCCCAGTGCCTGTGCGGATGTTGGGCTCCTCCAGGCATGACCTGCCCACTATGGGGGGCTGCCTTCACCAATGCCATTTTGGTCTTGTCCCCGTTGCATCCCTCCCCAGGGACATATTTGGGTCTCCTCTCCATCACATCCTTCCCCAGGGACACATTCTGGTTCCCATCCCCATCACatccctctgcagggacacATCTCAGTCCCCTCTCCATAGCATCCCTGGCAGGCAGAGAGGCCAGAAGGTGACGCCCACCCCTTCCCTGTTCCTCCAGGCTACAGGAAGGGTTAACTCCGATCACTCAGCTGGCCTTGGCAAGGCCCTTGGAGTGGGTTTTTCGCCTCCCACGGGTCAGGGCCCTGGGGTTGACGTCAGATGGAAAAACAATTCATCTCCGGCTGGCGGGGAGGCCCAGAGGGGCGGGAATGGACACCGGTAACAGCACTCGCTGCCAGGTGTGGAGGGGCCCCCTGTGCCCCTAAGTGCGGGGCTGGGGATTGTGGGTGGCTAAGAGGACCTTGGGGGATTGAGTTGCCcacagtgagggtggggggtgggggtttATGTCCTTTCAAAGCAGCCCCAGGGAGCTGGGGGACTGGCTTGGAGCTGCATCCGTGCGAGAAGGCTCTGACACCTTAGGGTGCCCCATTGCAGCACCTACCACCAGTCCTGCAAAGGGTGAAACCAGGCAGGGATTGTCTGAGTAGGGATAACCCAGGCTAGTTACACTATCCACAAGGATAGTCCTGGCAGGATTAATCCTGACAGGGATAATCCAGGCAGGGATAATTCATGCAGGAGTAGTCCAGGCAGGATTAGTCTAGGCAGGGCAGAGTTAGTCTGGATGGGGTTAGACCAGACAGAAATAATCCGTGCAGGGATAATCCATGCAGAGATACTCTAGGCAGTGATAATCCGGGCAGGGCTAGTCCATGAAGGGACAACCCAGGGCAGGATTAGTCTAGGCAGGGCAGAGTTAGTCTAGATGGGGTTAGACCAGGCAGTGGTAATCGAGGCAGGGATAGTCCAGACAGAAATAGTCCAGGCAAGGATGGTCCAGGCAGGATTAGTCTAGGCAGGGCAGAGTTAGTCTAAATGGGTTTAGACCAGGCAGGATTAGCCCGGGCAAGGCAGGGTTATTTATCCCTGGCAGGGTTATCCCGAGCAGGGTAGCCAGGGAGCGGTGACCCCGGCGGTGAACGTCTCCCCGGCCAGTCCCGGGGCTGCCGCGGCGGTCACGGTGCGGGAGCCCAAGTGCTGCAGCCTCGGCGCCATCTGCTGGCATCGAGGGGACACGGGGTGGCAAACGGAGCCTGGGAGCGGGGCACCgggagcacagggacagggagcacagggacaggggcacagggacaggggaGCACAAGGACAAGTAGCACAGGGACAAGGGGCACAGAGACAAGTAGCATATGGACAGGGGGCACAGGGAtaggggacacaggggaccaaagggacaggagggacagggagaacagggacaggggacaggaggacagggggcacagggacaaggagcacagggacagggggcacagggacaggaggacagggggcacagggacaggggggcacagggacaaggagcacagggacagggggcacagggacaggggggcacagggacaaggagcacagggacagggggCACAGGGacggggggcacagggacaagGGGCACAGAGACAGGAGGACAGGAGGAcagggggcacagggacaggggacaggaggacaggGGGCACAAAGacggggggcacagggacaagTAGCACAGGGACaaggggcacagggacagggacaaggaGCATAGGGAcagggggcacagggacagggggcacaggggaccaaagggacaggagggacaaggacagggagcaaagggacaggggacacgaGGACAGGGGCCACGGGGAGCACCAGGACAGGGGGCACAGGAACAATGGAGCAGCGCGATAGGGAGCGCCGCTCCCTCGCACAGGCACCGCGGCATCTCACTGCGGTGTGTAGGCGTGGCCACGAGCCCATGTGGGCGTGGTCAGACACTGCAAAGCGGGACGTGATTGGATGAGGGGTGTGGCCGCTGCGTAGAGGGCGGGGCCTCACAGCGTGGGCGGGAGCGCACATCTCTGTGGGCGTGGTCAGGCTCTACGGATCGGATTGGCGGGGGTTAGGGGTGGGGCTCATGGGGTGGGCGGGGCCATGCAGCCATATGGGCGGGCCAGGCGCTACGGAGGCGCTACGGCCGGGGGCCGTTGTCCTGCCTGGGGAGCGTGGCTTCGAAGAAGGCGGTGTGGTCTCACAGCCGTGTGGGCGTAGTCAGCAGCCGTAGGGCTGCTTGGCGGTGGGCGGAGCTTCGCAGAGTGGGCAGGGCCACACGGCTCTGTGGGCGTGACCAGGCACTGCGGGACGGGACCTGATTGGTCGGGAGGCGTGGCCTCGGGGATGGGGCGTGGTCATCTAATGTGGGGGCGTGGTCAGACTCTCCGGATTGAGCGGCTTGGTGGAGAGGGGCGGGGTGTCTAAGTGTGGGCGGGGCTACACGGTCTTGTGGGCGTGGTCAAGCGCTGGGAAGAGCCACGCGATTGGCCCGAGGGCAAGGCCTGGGCGTGGCCGGGAGTGGCCTCCACGGAGGGGCGTGACCTAAacggagggggcgtggtcgcGAGGCCCCGGCGCAGGGCGGAAAGAGGAGGCggcggtggtggtggggggggtCATGGCGTGGTCCCGGTACCAGCTGGGCCTGGCCGCCCTCATGCTGCTCACAGGCTCCATCAACACCCTGGCGGCCAAGTGAGTCCTCATGGCGGTTGGCGGGGGCCTGCTCGGGGCCCTCCCCGGGACCACCGTTCCCACTGGGAGGCGGGGGCTCAAGCCCCATTTTCAGGCTCCCCTCAGGCTCCGGGGGTGTCACCAAGTTAGCGTGGGCTTCGCATCCCCAGGTTGTGTCAGCAGAGCCCCAGGATCCCCTCTCCCCTGCCTTGGCGGGGCTGCACCACGGTGAGGGGGCGGGTATGGGCCTCAGGGTGTCCC harbors:
- the KCNK3 gene encoding potassium channel subfamily K member 3, which produces MKRQNVRTLALIMCTFTYLLVGAAVFDALESEEETAERRRLEAKSQELKSKYNLSAESYRELEWVVLKLKPHKAGVQWKFAGSFYFAITVITTIGYGHAAPSTDGGKVFCMVYALLGIPLTLVMFQSLGERINTFVKYLLHRIKKCLGMRRAEVSMANMVTIGFFSCISTLCIGAAAFSYYEHWSFFHAYYYCFITLTTIGFGDYVALQKDEALQNKPQYVAFSFVYILTGLTVIGAFLNLVVLRFMTMNAEDEKRDAEHRALLTRNGQASSIHTTDTASATPAVAVGGGGGSGGGFRNVYAEVLHFQSMCSCLWYKSREKLQYSIPMIIPRDLSTSDTCVEQSHSSPGRCPETPSNRCFCNTRRSAISSVSTGLHSLTAFPSLMKRRSSV